A genomic region of Tamandua tetradactyla isolate mTamTet1 chromosome 2, mTamTet1.pri, whole genome shotgun sequence contains the following coding sequences:
- the AQP7 gene encoding aquaporin-7 isoform X5: protein MVRVFLAEFVSTFVMMVFGLGSVAHMVLGENKFGSYLGVNLGFGFGVTMGVHVAGGVSGAHMNAAVTFTNCVLGRMSWKKFPVYVLGQFLGSFLAAATTYCLFYDSLMHFSGGELTVTGPRATAGIFATYLPQHVSLWQGFFDEAVLTGLLQMCIFAITDKQNNSPPEGAQALVIGVLVIAIGVCLGMNTGYAINPSRDLPPRFFTFLAGWGHQVFSAGDSWWWVPVVAPFLGAFFGGALYLLLVGFNIPRELESMEDSVIFEEQRTTALPKTSPNPFAADPLTPVTVSSKVSAKRPPAQSVPPLSDPALPLEHL from the exons GTGTTTGGCCTCGGCTCCGTGGCCCATATGGTTCTAGGAGAGAATAAATTCGGGAGCTACCTTGGTGTCAACTTGGGGTTTGGCTTCGGAGTCACCATGGGAGTGCACGTGGCAGGGGGCGTGTCCG GAGCCCACATGAACGCGGCCGTGACCTTCACCAACTGTGTGCTTGGCCGCATGTCCTGGAAGAAGTTTCCTGTGTATGTTCTGGGCCAGTTCCTAGGCTCCTTCCTGGCCGCTGCCACCACCTACTGCCTCTTCTATG ACTCCCTGATGCACTTCTCGGGTGGAGAGCTGACAGTGACTGGTCCCAGAGCCACCGCTGGCATTTTCGCCACCTACCTCCCCCAGCACGTGTCGTTGTGGCAGGGCTTCTTTGATGAG GCAGTACTGACGGGCTTGCTCCAGATGTGTATCTTCGCCATCACGGACAAGCAAAACAATTCGCCACCCGAAGGGGCGCAGGCCCTTGTGATTGGCGTCCTGGTTATCGCCATTGGGGTGTGTCTAGGCATGAACACGGGCTATGCCATCAACCCGTCCCGGGACCTGCCTCCCCGCTTCTTCACCTTCCTCGCGGGCTGGGGCCATCAGGTCTTCAG TGCTGGGGACAGCTGGTGGTGGGTGCCGGTAGTGGCGCCGTTCCTGGGCGCCTTCTTTGGCGGCGCGCTCTATCTGCTCCTGGTTGGCTTCAACATCCCTCGGGAGCTCGAATCGATGGAGGACTCCGTGATATTTGAGGAGCAGAGGACGACGGCATTGCCCAAGACCAGCCCCAACCCATTTGCGGCCGATCCCCTCACCCCCGTCACCGTGTCTTCAAAGGTCTCTGCCAAGAGACCGCCAGCCCAGTCTGTCCCGCCCTTAAGTGACCCAGCGCTCCCCCTAGAGCACCTCTAA
- the AQP7 gene encoding aquaporin-7 isoform X1 — MVLGENKFGSYLGVNLGFGFGVTMGVHVAGGVSGAHMNAAVTFTNCVLGRMSWKKFPVYVLGQFLGSFLAAATTYCLFYDSLMHFSGGELTVTGPRATAGIFATYLPQHVSLWQGFFDEAVLTGLLQMCIFAITDKQNNSPPEGAQALVIGVLVIAIGVCLGMNTGYAINPSRDLPPRFFTFLAGWGHQVFSAGDSWWWVPVVAPFLGAFFGGALYLLLVGFNIPRELESMEDSVIFEEQRTTALPKTSPNPFAADPLTPVTVSSKVSAKRPPAQSVPPLSDPALPLEHL; from the exons ATGGTTCTAGGAGAGAATAAATTCGGGAGCTACCTTGGTGTCAACTTGGGGTTTGGCTTCGGAGTCACCATGGGAGTGCACGTGGCAGGGGGCGTGTCCG GAGCCCACATGAACGCGGCCGTGACCTTCACCAACTGTGTGCTTGGCCGCATGTCCTGGAAGAAGTTTCCTGTGTATGTTCTGGGCCAGTTCCTAGGCTCCTTCCTGGCCGCTGCCACCACCTACTGCCTCTTCTATG ACTCCCTGATGCACTTCTCGGGTGGAGAGCTGACAGTGACTGGTCCCAGAGCCACCGCTGGCATTTTCGCCACCTACCTCCCCCAGCACGTGTCGTTGTGGCAGGGCTTCTTTGATGAG GCAGTACTGACGGGCTTGCTCCAGATGTGTATCTTCGCCATCACGGACAAGCAAAACAATTCGCCACCCGAAGGGGCGCAGGCCCTTGTGATTGGCGTCCTGGTTATCGCCATTGGGGTGTGTCTAGGCATGAACACGGGCTATGCCATCAACCCGTCCCGGGACCTGCCTCCCCGCTTCTTCACCTTCCTCGCGGGCTGGGGCCATCAGGTCTTCAG TGCTGGGGACAGCTGGTGGTGGGTGCCGGTAGTGGCGCCGTTCCTGGGCGCCTTCTTTGGCGGCGCGCTCTATCTGCTCCTGGTTGGCTTCAACATCCCTCGGGAGCTCGAATCGATGGAGGACTCCGTGATATTTGAGGAGCAGAGGACGACGGCATTGCCCAAGACCAGCCCCAACCCATTTGCGGCCGATCCCCTCACCCCCGTCACCGTGTCTTCAAAGGTCTCTGCCAAGAGACCGCCAGCCCAGTCTGTCCCGCCCTTAAGTGACCCAGCGCTCCCCCTAGAGCACCTCTAA